The following DNA comes from Chthoniobacterales bacterium.
TCATGCTCTGCCATTCTTCGCCTGCCACTGATAACACCGCTTTCAACTCAGGAATGGTGAAAGGGCGTCTGCGAATAGTTGCCGCCTTTTTGGTCAGGCTTATAAACTCGCAAGGATCGTCTGAAATGAGTTTATCTCGACGTGCCGCCCGAAACACCATCTTGAGTCCCTTCAAGTCATGGTTGACCGTTTTTGGTGCAAGCGTTTTGGCTTGGAAGTTACGGAACCCCACCACGTCATCTGTAACGATTTCGGAAAGTTCTAAATCGGCTCTGCTTCCTAAGAAATTGATAAATTTGGAAATTGCCCCGCTGTAAAATGTCAGAGTGCCGGGAGAGACTTCCGGTTTTTTCCGTTCCAGCCATGAAGCTGAAAACTCCCGAAATGAAATGGAGGGCAAATCCTCACCCGTAATTTCTTTGTGAAGGGAGGTGATGACATCCCGCACCTTGCGAGATGTGCGTTTGTTATTTGCCGCTTCCTCAAATTCATCTGCCAGTTTTTGGGCGAGCTTGCGATTTGTTGTAGCTGTAGAGCGTTTCAGCCGTCTGCCTGTTCGATCCGTGAAGCAGGCAACAAAGTATTTGGAGGTGTTTCGCAGGGTGAGGCTCGCCACGTAGGAACAATAGTAGGAACATCCCGCAACGTCCAAGTAAATCCGTCTTTATGTATCTCACTGGCAAATAAACACTTATGAACGTCCTAAAACGCCATTTTGCAAAACAGGGGTTCGACTCCCCTCGCCTCCACCATTTCTTTCCCGCCTTACGCTTAGTGGCAATGCGAAACAGCTCTGAAAGGGAGGCTGTGTCGTTTACTTGACCTACCACGAACCAAAAATCTGGAGCCAGGTAATATTAGGCCGCTATGCAAGGTGGCATCTTATAGCGGAGCAGAGAATGCGTTGGGTTTCTTCGCTTCGGAAACAGTTTCTCGTGATTCCCACTGCCATCTGTAACGATGGATCCGCGAATCCCACCGAACCTCCGTAGCCATCGTGCCCAAAAGCTGAGGAATCTGGACCATAAATGGACCCCTCAAAGCCCAGTTGATAACCCATTCCCCAACTTTTCGGGTAATCTTCTGTCTCAGGATGTTGAAGGCGCTGCGGCCTCGTGGCTATCTTCACTCGTTCTGAGGACAAAAGCTCGACTCCATCGACTCCGCCAGGAAGTAACGCAGCATAATGCCGTGCTATCGAAAGGGCGTTCAATATTCCATTTGAAGCCGGTATGCATGCTTGCTGGACTTCTTTTCGGTTCATCATTGCGTGCAAGGGGCCAATCCAATCAGGAACTGCCTGGTAAAGTGTAGGAATCGAACTAACAGGCGTAGTGTCATCAGCCTCAAGACGAGCGACGCTGCGGGCGAGGCTTTCGGGTATGCCAACAAACATAGTCTCGATCCCCAGGGGAGCACAGATCTCATCATGGACCATTTGCGAGAATGGTCTCCCGTCCACGCGTCTCGCCACTTCGCCAAGTATCCAACCAAATGTCATCGCGTGATACTCGATTCTTGTGCCAGCTTTCCAGAGCGGTTCCAGTCGTGCGATCTCTGAACACATACGCTCCCACTGAACCAACTCTTCATAACCAATGCCAGCGGGCATCTGGGGAATCCCGGACGCATGGAACAAGACATCGCGAACCGTGATCTCGGCTTTACCATTTTGTGAAAATTCCGGCCAGACATCTGCAATGGGAGCGTCGTAGGAGAGCTGACCGCGTTCAGCCAGAAGATTAATGATCGTGGCAACAAGCCCTTTGGTTGTCGAGAAGACGGGAAACAATGTGTCAGCTGTGACAAGCTCACGAGTTTTGTCATTCGCTATCCCTGCCCATGCATTGACTACGAGTTCACCAGCCACATACACTGCCACCTGGATGCCCTTTTCTTTCTCCTCCGCAACAAACTGGTTGATAAGCTCCTGGATATTGGCCTGAAGAGAATACATGCGCTACCCATGTTAGTTACTCTTCAGATAAGCAACCCAAATGTTCACATGAAGCAATTCTATAAAGTGAATTACACGTGAACTGACACCGCCCATTCCTTCCGCCACAATTCACTTTATGCCCCCTCCGCGTAGCAGTAAACGTCTGCTCACATTATTCTTATTTTTCCCCGTTCTAGCCTCCTTACTTACCGCCTATTCGCAATGTGCGGAAGATACCACCTCCCAGCCCAATATTGCCATGGCAACAACCCGTATCCTTAAATGGAGAGATGACAAAAAAGCTGTCTTCCTCCTATGTTTTGATGA
Coding sequences within:
- a CDS encoding serine hydrolase domain-containing protein, encoding MYSLQANIQELINQFVAEEKEKGIQVAVYVAGELVVNAWAGIANDKTRELVTADTLFPVFSTTKGLVATIINLLAERGQLSYDAPIADVWPEFSQNGKAEITVRDVLFHASGIPQMPAGIGYEELVQWERMCSEIARLEPLWKAGTRIEYHAMTFGWILGEVARRVDGRPFSQMVHDEICAPLGIETMFVGIPESLARSVARLEADDTTPVSSIPTLYQAVPDWIGPLHAMMNRKEVQQACIPASNGILNALSIARHYAALLPGGVDGVELLSSERVKIATRPQRLQHPETEDYPKSWGMGYQLGFEGSIYGPDSSAFGHDGYGGSVGFADPSLQMAVGITRNCFRSEETQRILCSAIRCHLA
- a CDS encoding site-specific integrase produces the protein MASLTLRNTSKYFVACFTDRTGRRLKRSTATTNRKLAQKLADEFEEAANNKRTSRKVRDVITSLHKEITGEDLPSISFREFSASWLERKKPEVSPGTLTFYSGAISKFINFLGSRADLELSEIVTDDVVGFRNFQAKTLAPKTVNHDLKGLKMVFRAARRDKLISDDPCEFISLTKKAATIRRRPFTIPELKAVLSVAGEEWQSMILFGLYTGQRLGDLACLTWQNVDLQRDEIRVITRKTGKSLILPIALPLRKRLENVSVSDDPAEPLHPKAFSIVKEQGKTGHLSNQFADLLAQAGLREKKAHRKVAGEGEGRGRGSSTGGLSFHCIRHTAVSLMKDAGIPEAAVMELVGHDSEQMSAHYTHVGREALQKAANSLPELQ